In the Setaria italica strain Yugu1 chromosome VI, Setaria_italica_v2.0, whole genome shotgun sequence genome, one interval contains:
- the LOC101783158 gene encoding uncharacterized protein LOC101783158, whose protein sequence is MATDAILETIKPRRSQDEQLPVTTAAGGGNSGGIGLRRRMSSFSVHLGPSLSSAGAVAFRRAQSMPSVKALAAAGALRRWWEWGLGWVMARRPPFAGGLEMSDDEAAALGGCHCRGTWRHVFYKVRAGARRLMGRDGRPLKAAAPQDFRYDSVSYAHNFDDGEA, encoded by the coding sequence ATGGCGACCGACGCGATCCTGGAGACGATCAAGCCGCGGCGGAGCCAGGACGAGCAGCTCCCGGTGACcaccgccgcgggcggcggcaacAGCGGCGGGatcgggctgcggcggcgcatGTCGTCCTTCTCCGTGCACCTCGGCCCCTCGCTGTCGTCGGCGGGCGCCGTGGCGTTCCGGCGCGCGCAGTCGATGCCGTCCGTgaaggcgctggcggcggcgggcgcgctgcggcggtggtgggagtGGGGGCTCGGGTGGGTGATGGCGCGGCGGCCCCCCTTCGCTGGCGGTCTGGAGATGAgcgacgacgaggccgccgcgctGGGCGGGTGCCACTGCCGGGGCACGTGGCGGCACGTCTTCTACAAGGTGCGCGCCGGGGCGCGCAGGCTAATGGGACGCGACGGGAGGCCGCTAaaggccgccgcgccgcaggACTTCAGGTACGACTCCGTCAGCTACGCGCACAACTTCGACGACGGCGAGGCCTGA
- the LOC101775457 gene encoding non-structural maintenance of chromosomes element 4 homolog B, with protein sequence MRDRATSSAAGAGGGGGGGGAGGRDPDDAWREEHAVAWGQSTVERAALRSQYAAVRGTIRELKDDPALGKFDAAVDRIEMLHDKVQRPLEQLADGEALLDLADVLVSSTKAENRDGPTPSEFVTALLRKFGVTDTPLDSSNESFSWSSLGGAVSALFMTATGCQTMNGPMDLAIKERRCVVRKQSESLGSRPAEPDELPPDQDERNDTDENLAVMFRLLIRHKSVKLEHLILNWRSFAQTVENIFALSFLVKDGRAEINVVDNGDHFVAPRNAPTAGLIASRKVTNNQFVFRFDTKDWEIMKYMVKPGEQLMPHRSSYCGGEYKNTQSYPGRSKLGSDSEHLKQDEFAKEEAMKENLADRCSGDDTLKKRKRQHVARRLFSADD encoded by the exons ATGCGGGACCGCGCGACGAGCAGTGCCGCGGGggccgggggtggcggcggcggcggcggcgcgggagggcggGACCCGGACGACGCCTGGCGGGAGGAGCACGCCGTCGCCTGGGGCCAGAGCACCGTGGAGAGGGCCGCGCTCCGGTCGCAGTACGCCGCCGTCAGGGGCACGATACGTG AGCTGAAGGATGACCCTGCTCTCGGCAAGTTCGACGCCGCCGTGGACAGGATTGAAATGCTTCATGATAAAG TGCAAAGGCCATTGGAGCAGCTTGCAGATGGTGAGGCGTTGCTGGACCTTGCTGATGTTCTGGTGTCATCTACCAAGGCAGAAAATAGAGATGGACCGACCCCATCTGAATTTGTCACAGCCCTGCTCAGGAAATTTGGTGTTACAGACACACCGCTTGACAGTTCTAATGAATCGTTTTCCTGGTCGAGTCTTGGTGGTGCGGTATCAGCATTGTTCATGACAGCTACCGGGTGCCAAACCAT GAACGGCCCTATGGATCTTGCAATCAAGGAACGTAGGTGTGTTGTTAGAAAACAATCTGAGAGCTTAGGCAGTAGACCTGCAGAG CCTGATGAGTTGCCACCAGACCAAGATGAAAGGAATGACACCGACGAGAACTTGGCTGTCATGTTCCGCCTCCTAATACGTCACAAAAGTGTAAAGCTCGAACATCTCATTTTGAACTGGCGGTCCTTTGCACAGACCGTTGAAAACATATTTGCACTCTCATTTCTGGTGAAGGATGGAAGAGCAGAGATTAATGTGGTTGACAATGGGGACCATTTTGTTG CTCCAAGGAATGCTCCTACAGCTGGATTGATAGCCTCCAGGAAAGTGACCAACAACCAATTCGTGTTCCGGTTTGATACCAAGGACTGGGAG ATAATGAAATACATGGTGAAGCCAGGGGAGCAACTAATGCCTCACAGAAGTAGCTATTGTGGAGGCGAATACAAGAACACACAATCTTATCCTGGTCGTTCTAAGCTGGGTTCTGATTCTGAGCACCTGAAACAAGACGAGTTTGCAAAAGAAGAAGCAATGAAGGAGAACTTGGCTGATCGCTGCTCTGGAGATGACACtctgaagaagaggaagaggcagCATGTCGCTCGGAGATTGTTTTCTGCAGATGACTAG
- the LOC101782472 gene encoding uncharacterized protein LOC101782472, with the protein MKASIKFRDDDRPLMRAKVPIGVLGLPFQSGLAAGGDPRELRFDLSTAFASGPSLRLSYRPNDPGLPFALTVRAGLGPLGSPARAPFALAAEFNLLSPDLSTPAFFLRLKPRFGDFSLSHTLRSPAAAASPAPRKVGEAAPDGDGLGHEREFVHRPSFSFTGSGLAADVAAAGTKSGVGALLSGMQMTTRSVLPLWGRASLRFNWGLRMPPELLADGGGGRSKGAARAPVSKMPLLVMSKLSIEQSPRADADSSKCGSRAEPPSPRSTDASPGDGEAAAFSLVRRQLESLNVDNMMLRRAVEDLRAEIQCSSSRAGPVAAAARGKGRVAATAQPPPPPYHAFPAKPDRPRGAAREVAPEKAAAPDDVGEELRKALEARLR; encoded by the coding sequence ATGAAGGCGTCGATCAAGTTCCGCGACGACGACCGGCCGCTGATGCGGGCCAAGGTCCCGATCGGCGTGCTCGGGCTGCCGTTCCAGTCGGGGCTCGCGGCGGGGGGCGACCCGCGGGAGCTCCGCTTCGACCTCTCCACGGCCTTCGCGTCGGGCCCGTCGCTCCGCCTCTCGTACCGCCCCAACGACCCCGGTCTCCCCTTCGCGCTCACCGTCCGCGCGGGGCTCGGCCCGCTCGGCTCCCCGGCGCGCGCGCCcttcgcgctcgccgccgagtTCAACCTCCTCTCCCCCGACCTTTCCACGCCGGCCTTCTTCCTCCGGCTCAAGCCCCGCTTCGGCGACTTCTCGCTCTCCCACACGCtccgctcccccgccgccgccgcctccccggcgcCCCGTAAGGTCGGGGAGGCGGCTCCCGACGGTGACGGCCTCGGCCACGAGCGGGAGTTCGTGCACAGGCCGTCGTTCTCGTTCACCGGGAGCGGGCTCGCGGcggacgtggcggcggcggggacgaagAGCGGGGTCGGCGCGCTGCTGTCCGGGATGCAGATGACGACGCGGAGCGTGCTCCCGCTGTGGGGCAGGGCGAGCCTGCGGTTCAACTGGGGCCTGCGCATGCCGCCGGAGCTgctcgccgacggcggcggcggccgcagcaagggcgcggcgcgcgcgcccgTCAGCAAGATGCCGCTGCTGGTCATGAGCAAGCTCTCCATCGAGCAGTCCCCGCGCGCCGACGCCGACAGCAGCAAGTGCGGCTCCAGAGCGGAGCCCCCCTCCCCGCGGTCCACGGATGCTTCGCCGggggacggcgaggcggcggcgttcTCGCTGGTGAGGCGGCAGCTGGAGTCGCTGAACGTGGACAACATGATGCTGCGGCGCGCCGTGGAGGACCTCCGCGCCGAGATccagtgcagcagcagcagggccgGGCCCGTGGCCGCTGCCGCCAGAGGCAAGGGCAGGGTGGCGGCGaccgcgcagccgccgccgccgccttacCACGCGTTCCCCGCGAAGCCGGACCGCCCTCGGGGCGCCGCGAGGGAAGTCGCGCCCGAGAAGGCGGCCGCGCCGGACGACGTGGGCGAGGAGCTGAGGAAGGCATTGGAGGCGCGGCTTCGGTGA
- the LOC101775870 gene encoding NAC domain-containing protein 92 has translation MHHHQAMGDALWDLLGEEMAAAAAGEHGLPPGFRFHPTDEELVTFYLAAKVFNGACCGVDIAEVDLNRCEPWELPEAARMGEREWYFFSLRDRKYPTGMRTNRATGAGYWKATGKDREVLNTATGALLGMKKTLVFYKGRAPRGEKTKWVLHEYRLDGDFAAARRSCKEEWVICRILHKAGDQYSKMMMVKNPYYLPMGMDPSSFCFQQDPAAAPLPNPSGCTTVAGVPFHPGAHPGMQLPLLPSSQGKITSGVCGFPASACMQEPPAHGSGGGSSNAMGMPPYHHPFASLAAGGKPAPPPPSQVGVNGAGPQEPPPPPPASWLEAYVQHGGFLYEMGPGAAPRGE, from the exons ATGCACCACCACCAGGCCATGGGCGACGCTCTGTGGGATCTGCTcggggaggagatggcggcggcggcggccggcgagcacGGCCTGCCGCCGGGGTTCCGGTTCCACCCCACCGACGAGGAGCTCGTCACCTTCTACCTCGCCGCCAAGGTCTTCAACGGCGCGTGCTGCGGCGTCGACATCGCCGAGGTCGACCTGAACCGGTGCGAGCCGTGGGAGCTCCCCGAGGCGGCGCGGATGGGGGAGCGCGAGTGGTACTTCTTCAGCCTCCGCGACCGCAAGTACCCGACGGGGATGCGCACCAAccgcgccaccggcgccggctaCTGGAAGGCCACGGGGAAGGACCGCGAGGTGCTCAACACCGCCACCGGTGCGCTGCTCGGGATGAAGAAGACGCTCGTCTTCTACAAGGGCCGCGCCCCCCGCGGCGAGAAGACCAAGTGGGTCCTCCACGAGTACCGCCTCgacggcgacttcgccgccgcccgccgctcctgcAAG GAGGAATGGGTGATCTGCAGGATTCTCCACAAGGCAGGCGACCAGTACAGCAAGATGATGATGGTGAAGAACCCCTACTACCTCCCCATGGGAATGGACCCCTCCAGCTTCTGCTTCCAGcaggaccccgccgccgctcccctcccgAACCCTAGCGGCTGCACGACCGTCGCCGGCGTCCCCTTCCACCCCGGCGCCCATCCCGGCATGCAGCTTCCACTGCTGCCGAGCAGCCAGGGCAAGATCACCAGCGGCGTCTGCGGCTTCCCCGCATCGGCCTGCATGCAAGAGCCGCCGGCTcacggctccggcggcggcagcagcaacgCCATGGGCATGCCGCCATACCATCATCCCTTCGCCTCCCTTGCCGCTGGCGGCaagccggccccgccgccgccgtcccaggTCGGGGTCAACGGCGCCGGCCCGCAggagccaccgccaccgccacctgccAGCTGGCTGGAGGCTTACGTGCAGCACGGAGGGTTCCTTTATGAGATGGGCCCGGGTGCAGCGCCAAGGGGCGAGTGA
- the LOC101782877 gene encoding uncharacterized protein LOC101782877 has protein sequence MSAFFPVFDLNVRLEEDDDGNLPIDLNEPVLEDENHGIDLNLPLDEFGAVDFDYVQNLTEQDGDAPVPLHQPKNDYSDRVRQQVYQALLMRSKNGKLGNHDTTIVSNQFEVKIRSVQRIWRQGKNQLSQNIPVVVPNLKKGRSGRKAIPLDLEKLRDIPLKQRMTIEDVSSKLGISKSRIQRYLKRGFIRRHSSSIKPYLTDDNKKTRLKWCIDMIDQGLLDDPKFKDLFDFVFIDEKWFYLTQKSERYYLLPEEDEPHRLCKNKNYIPRIMFLCVCARPRFRNGVCVFDGKIGCFPLVNFEQAIRGSHNRLRGEEVIKPIQSITRYVIRDFMINRVLPAIRAKWPREDVNKPIFIQQDNAPSHLKNDDPHFCAVAKQDEFDIRLICQPPNSPDFNILDLEFFRAIQAIQYKKDAKTIKDLNSSSARGK, from the exons ATGAGTGCTTTTTTCCCTGTCTTTGATCTAAACGTTCGTTTGGAAGAAGATGACGACGGCAACCTTCCCATCGATCTCAACGAGCCAGTTTTGGAAGATGAGAACCACG GAATAGATTTGAACTTACCATTAGATGAATTTGGAGCTGTTGACTTTGATTACGTACAAAACCTCACTG AACAAGATGGTGATGCTCCCGTTCCACTACACCAACCGAAGAATGACTATTCTGATCGTGTTAGACAACAAGTGTATCAAGCATTGTTGATGAGAAGCAAAAATGGGAAACTAGGCAACCATGATACAACAATTGTATCTAACCAATTTGAAGTAAAAATTAGATCAGTTCAGCGCATATGGAGGCAAGGTAAAAACCAACTTTCTCAAAACATTCCGGTCGTGGTTCCTAATCTAAAGAAAGGTAGAAGTGGCCGCAAAGCAATCCCTCTAGATTTGGAAAAGTTGCGGGATATTCCTCTCAAGCAAAGGATGACCATAGAAGATGTGTCTAGTAAACTTGGTATTAGCAAATCTAGGATACAAAGGTATTTGAAAAGGGGTTTCATTAGGCgccactctagtagcatcaaaccTTACCTCACTGATGATAACAAGAAGACTAGGTTGAAGTGGTGCATTGACATGATTGATCAAGGTTTGCTTGATGATCCAAAGTTCAAGGATTTGTTTGACTTTGTGTTTATTGATGAGAAGTGGTTCTACCTCACTCAAAAATCAGAGAGGTACTACTTGCTACCCGAGGAAGATGAACCACACCGCCTTTGCAAGAACaagaactacatccctaggATCATGTTCTTATGTGTATGTGCTCGGCCACGATTTAGAAATGGAGTATGTGTGTTTGATGGCAAAATAGGTTGCTTTCCACTAGTCAATTTTGAACAAGCTATTAGAGGAAGCCACAACCGTCTTCGTGGAGAGGAAGTAATCAAACCAATTCAATCAATCACAAGGTATGTGATAAGAGATTTCATGATAAATAGAGTGTTGCCCGCAATTAGAGCAAAGTGGCCAAGAGAAGATGTCAACAAGCCAATATTCATTCAACAAGATAATGCTCCATCTCATTTAAAAAATGATGATCCTCATTTTTGTGCGGTTGCAAAGCAAGATGAGTTTGACATTAGGCTTATATGTCAACCACCCAATTCTCCAGATTTTAACATTCTAGATTTGGAGTTTTTTCGAGCTATTCAAGCCATTCAATACAAGAAAGATGCTAAGACAATTAAAGATCTAAATTCCAGCAGTGCAAGAGGTAAATGA